A genomic region of Pseudoalteromonas piscicida contains the following coding sequences:
- the tkt gene encoding transketolase produces the protein MPSRKELANAIRVLSMDAVQKAKSGHPGAPMGMADIAEVLWRDFLKHNPSNPEWFDRDRFVLSNGHGSMLIYSLLHLSGYDLSIDDIKNFRQLHSKTPGHPEYGYAPGIETTTGPLGQGITNAVGMAIAEKALAAQFNREDYDIVNHYAYAFLGDGCLMEGISHEACSLAGTLGLGKLIAFWDDNGISIDGEVEGWFSDDTPKRFESYGWHVIAGVDGHDSDAIKAAIEAAQAESGKPTLICCKTVIGYGSPNKSGSHDCHGAPLGDDEIKAAREFLGWEHGAFEVPEDVYAKWDATARGQNQQSDWLIKFTEYQMHYPELAAEFERRMKGELPADWSEKTEAYIAELQANPANPATRKASQNALNAYGPILPEFMGGSADLAGSNLTLWDQSKGLTAEDAAGNYIFYGVREFGMSAIMNGIALHRGFIPYGATFLMFMEYARNAVRMAALMKQRSIFVYTHDSIGLGEDGPTHQPVEQMANLRTTPNLASWRPCDQVESAVAWQQAVERADGPSALVFTRQGLAQQPRTAEQVAAIKQGGYVLSCDGEPEIILIATGSEVQLAVESADKLRAEGKKVRVVSMPSTDIFDAQSPAYKESVLPSSVTRRVAIEAGIEDFWYKYVGLNGAIVGMTTFGESAPADELFKLFGFTVENIVEKANALFA, from the coding sequence ATGCCATCTCGCAAAGAACTTGCTAATGCAATTCGCGTTCTTTCCATGGACGCTGTACAAAAGGCCAAGTCTGGCCACCCAGGAGCCCCTATGGGCATGGCGGACATCGCAGAAGTACTTTGGCGCGATTTTTTAAAGCACAACCCAAGTAATCCTGAGTGGTTCGACAGAGATCGCTTCGTATTATCAAACGGTCATGGCTCGATGTTAATTTATTCATTGTTGCATTTGTCGGGTTATGACTTATCAATTGATGACATCAAAAACTTCCGTCAGCTACACTCAAAAACACCAGGCCACCCAGAATATGGTTACGCACCAGGTATTGAAACTACCACTGGCCCATTAGGTCAGGGTATTACTAATGCGGTAGGTATGGCGATTGCTGAAAAAGCATTGGCTGCACAGTTTAACCGTGAAGATTACGACATCGTTAATCACTATGCCTATGCATTCTTAGGTGATGGTTGTTTGATGGAAGGTATCTCACACGAAGCTTGTTCACTAGCGGGTACTCTTGGTCTTGGCAAACTGATTGCGTTTTGGGATGACAACGGTATTTCAATCGACGGTGAAGTTGAAGGTTGGTTTAGCGACGATACACCTAAACGTTTTGAGTCTTATGGTTGGCATGTTATCGCCGGTGTTGATGGCCACGATAGCGATGCGATTAAAGCCGCTATCGAAGCGGCGCAAGCAGAGTCTGGTAAGCCAACTCTTATTTGTTGTAAAACGGTTATCGGTTATGGTTCACCAAACAAATCAGGTAGCCATGATTGTCACGGTGCACCGCTAGGTGATGATGAAATCAAAGCAGCACGTGAATTCCTTGGTTGGGAACACGGCGCATTTGAAGTACCAGAAGATGTGTACGCAAAATGGGACGCAACAGCGCGTGGTCAAAATCAACAGAGTGACTGGTTGATTAAGTTCACTGAATACCAAATGCATTACCCTGAGCTTGCTGCTGAATTTGAGCGTCGCATGAAAGGCGAGCTTCCAGCAGACTGGTCAGAGAAAACAGAAGCGTATATCGCAGAGCTTCAAGCGAATCCTGCAAACCCTGCAACTCGTAAAGCATCACAAAATGCATTGAATGCTTATGGTCCAATTCTACCTGAGTTTATGGGTGGCTCTGCTGACCTTGCGGGTTCTAACTTAACACTTTGGGATCAATCTAAAGGCTTAACGGCAGAAGATGCTGCGGGTAACTATATTTTCTACGGTGTGCGTGAATTTGGTATGTCTGCCATCATGAACGGTATTGCACTGCACAGAGGCTTTATCCCTTACGGTGCGACGTTCCTGATGTTTATGGAATATGCGCGTAATGCCGTACGTATGGCTGCATTGATGAAGCAAAGAAGCATCTTTGTGTATACCCATGATTCAATCGGTCTTGGTGAAGATGGTCCAACACATCAGCCAGTAGAACAAATGGCGAACTTACGGACTACGCCAAACCTAGCGAGCTGGCGTCCATGTGACCAAGTTGAGTCAGCAGTTGCTTGGCAGCAAGCGGTTGAACGCGCTGATGGCCCATCTGCACTGGTATTTACCCGTCAAGGTCTTGCGCAGCAGCCACGTACCGCTGAGCAAGTTGCAGCGATTAAGCAAGGTGGTTATGTACTATCTTGTGATGGTGAGCCTGAAATCATCCTTATTGCAACCGGTTCTGAAGTGCAACTTGCGGTGGAGTCTGCGGATAAGCTTCGTGCAGAAGGTAAAAAGGTACGTGTTGTGTCTATGCCTTCAACGGACATTTTTGATGCGCAATCTCCAGCATACAAAGAAAGCGTACTACCAAGCTCAGTAACGCGTCGCGTCGCTATCGAAGCGGGTATTGAGGACTTCTGGTATAAATATGTAGGCCTAAATGGTGCTATCGTTGGTATGACAACGTTTGGTGAGTCAGCGCCTGCTGATGAGCTATTCAAGCTATTCGGCTTTACGGTAGAAAATATCGTTGAGAAGGCAAACGCATTGTTTGCATAA